The Miscanthus floridulus cultivar M001 chromosome 7, ASM1932011v1, whole genome shotgun sequence genome includes a region encoding these proteins:
- the LOC136467161 gene encoding glyoxylate/succinic semialdehyde reductase 1-like, giving the protein MEVGFLGLGIMGKAMAINLLRHGFRVTVWNRTLAKCQELAALGATVGETPASVVSKCRYTIAMLSDPSAALSVIFDKDGVLEQIGSGKGYVDMSTVDAATSTKISEAVKQKGGAFLEAPVSGSKKPAEDGQLVILAAGDKPLYDGIVPAFDVLGKKSFFLGEIGNGAKMKLVVNMIMGSMMNALSEGLCLADKSGLSPQTLLDVLDLGAIANPMFKLKGPTMVQGSYNPAFPLKHQQKDMRLALALGDENAVAMPVSAAANEAFKKARSLGLGDQDFSAVYEVVKGAGGSGSGQA; this is encoded by the exons ATGGAGGTGGGGTTCCTGGGTCTGGGCATCATGGGCAAGGCAATGGCGATCAACCTCCTCCGCCACGGCTTCCGCGTCACCGTCTGGAACCGGACCCTCGCCAAG TGCCAAGAGCTCGCCGCGCTCGGCGCCACCGTCGGGGAGACGCCCGCCTCCGTCGTCTCCAAGTGCAGATACACCATCGCCATGCTCTCCGACCCCAGCGCCGCCCTATCA GTTATCTTCGACAAGGACGGCGTGCTCGAGCAGATCGGTAGCGGGAAGGGCTATGTGGACATGTCCACTGTCGACGCTGCAACTTCGACCAAGATTAGCGAG GCAGTTAAACAAAAAGGGGGAGCTTTCCTTGAAGCTCCAGTTTCAGGGAGCAAGAAGCCAGCAGAAGATGGTCAATTGGTCATTCTTGCTGCAGGGGACAAG CCATTGTATGACGGTATTGTTCCTGCATTTGATGTACTGGGGAAGAAGTCATTCTTTCTGGGAGAGATTGGAAATGGGGCAAAGATGAAGCTTGTGGTCAACATGATCATGGGAAG TATGATGAATGCTTTGTCCGAGGGACTCTGTTTGGCCGACAAAAGTGGGCTGAGCCCCCAAACACTTCTCGATGTACTG GACCTTGGTGCCATCGCAAACCCAATGTTCAAGTTGAAGGGGCCTACAATGGTGCAAGGCAGCTACAACCCTGCGTTTCCTCTGAAACATCAGCAGAAGGACATGAGGTTAGCTCTTGCTCTGGGAGATGAGAATGCCGTCGCTATGCCTGTCTCAGCAGCTGCCAATGAG GCGTTCAAGAAGGCGAGGAGCCTGGGGCTGGGGGACCAGGATTTTTCGGCGGTCTATGAGGTAGTTAAGGGCGCAGGTGGTTCTGGATCTGGCCAGGCGTGA